A single genomic interval of Anthonomus grandis grandis chromosome 17, icAntGran1.3, whole genome shotgun sequence harbors:
- the LOC126746367 gene encoding acyl-CoA Delta(11) desaturase-like isoform X1: MRPMHKMAPQEDRLGKSPYVNIPPNKKDEEEEEEGPQSNPIKKYKTLMGLEFETPLYYGNIIGIALLHLISLYFCFKFDYPRKIPEILWGLVVGGIGGFGVTAGAHRYWTHKCFKAKLPLKLILLACYSVAGQNTLREWVRDHRVHHKFSETDADPHNANRGFWFAHVGWLCMRKHPEVYRKGRTVDLSDITGDPLLEFHRRHWMWFKLLFCFLIPTAVLPLSCGRSWTSAFQVNLARYCLNLNFTWAVNSFAHIWGNKPYNRYIQPVENKLVSIVAMGEGWHNYHHSFPWDYRAAEIGAPFNVTTLWLNFFGKLGWAYDMKTTSAELVDKMADSKGDGTRITR; this comes from the exons ATGAGACCCATG CATAAGATGGCGCCCCAAGAGGACAGACTCGGTAAAAGTCCATACGTAAACATCCCTCCTAATAAAaaagacgaagaagaagaagaagaaggaccCCAATCAAACCCTATTAAGAAATACAAGACCCTTATGGGGTTAGAGTTCGAGACCCCATTGTATTATGGAAACATCATCGGCATAGCCCTGTTGCATTTGATCTCGCTCTATTTCTGTTTTAAGTTCGACTATCCTCGGAAAATTCCGGAGATTCTTTGGG ggcTGGTAGTGGGGGGTATCGGAGGTTTTGGGGTCACCGCCGGGGCCCATAGGTACTGGACCCATAAGTGTTTTAAGGCCAAATTGCCGCTGAAGTTGATCTTGTTGGCATGCTATTCTGTGGCTGGACAG AATACGTTACGTGAATGGGTTAGAGACCATCGGGTGCACCACAAGTTCAGCGAGACAGACGCAGACCCCCATAACGCCAACCGGGGGTTCTGGTTCGCTCATGTGGGGTGGTTGTGCATGCGAAAACACCCCGAAGTTTACCGTAAGGGTCGTACCGTGGACCTAAGCGATATCACTGGGGATCCCTTGCTGGAGTTCCATCGAAG ACACTGGATGTGGTTCAAGCTCCTGTTCTGTTTCCTTATTCCGACCGCGGTTTTACCGTTAAGTTGTGGCCGATCCTGGACCTCCGCCTTCCAAGTGAATCTGGCAAGATACTGTCTTAACCTCAATTTCACTTGGGCGGTCAATAGTTTCGCCCATATCTGGGGAAATAAACCGTATAACAG GTATATTCAACCGGTGGAGAACAAGCTGGTGTCCATAGTAGCCATGGGGGAGGGTTGGCACAACTACCACCACTCGTTCCCGTGGGATTATCGGGCGGCGGAAATTGGGGCGCCCTTTAACGTCACGACCCTTTGGCTGAATTTCTTCGGGAAACTGGGGTGGGCCTACGATATGAAGACGACCAGTGCCGAGTTGGTGGACAAGATGGCGGACAGTAAAGGGGATGGAACTCGTATTactagataa
- the LOC126746367 gene encoding acyl-CoA Delta-9 desaturase-like isoform X2, whose amino-acid sequence MAPQEDRLGKSPYVNIPPNKKDEEEEEEGPQSNPIKKYKTLMGLEFETPLYYGNIIGIALLHLISLYFCFKFDYPRKIPEILWGLVVGGIGGFGVTAGAHRYWTHKCFKAKLPLKLILLACYSVAGQNTLREWVRDHRVHHKFSETDADPHNANRGFWFAHVGWLCMRKHPEVYRKGRTVDLSDITGDPLLEFHRRHWMWFKLLFCFLIPTAVLPLSCGRSWTSAFQVNLARYCLNLNFTWAVNSFAHIWGNKPYNRYIQPVENKLVSIVAMGEGWHNYHHSFPWDYRAAEIGAPFNVTTLWLNFFGKLGWAYDMKTTSAELVDKMADSKGDGTRITR is encoded by the exons ATGGCGCCCCAAGAGGACAGACTCGGTAAAAGTCCATACGTAAACATCCCTCCTAATAAAaaagacgaagaagaagaagaagaaggaccCCAATCAAACCCTATTAAGAAATACAAGACCCTTATGGGGTTAGAGTTCGAGACCCCATTGTATTATGGAAACATCATCGGCATAGCCCTGTTGCATTTGATCTCGCTCTATTTCTGTTTTAAGTTCGACTATCCTCGGAAAATTCCGGAGATTCTTTGGG ggcTGGTAGTGGGGGGTATCGGAGGTTTTGGGGTCACCGCCGGGGCCCATAGGTACTGGACCCATAAGTGTTTTAAGGCCAAATTGCCGCTGAAGTTGATCTTGTTGGCATGCTATTCTGTGGCTGGACAG AATACGTTACGTGAATGGGTTAGAGACCATCGGGTGCACCACAAGTTCAGCGAGACAGACGCAGACCCCCATAACGCCAACCGGGGGTTCTGGTTCGCTCATGTGGGGTGGTTGTGCATGCGAAAACACCCCGAAGTTTACCGTAAGGGTCGTACCGTGGACCTAAGCGATATCACTGGGGATCCCTTGCTGGAGTTCCATCGAAG ACACTGGATGTGGTTCAAGCTCCTGTTCTGTTTCCTTATTCCGACCGCGGTTTTACCGTTAAGTTGTGGCCGATCCTGGACCTCCGCCTTCCAAGTGAATCTGGCAAGATACTGTCTTAACCTCAATTTCACTTGGGCGGTCAATAGTTTCGCCCATATCTGGGGAAATAAACCGTATAACAG GTATATTCAACCGGTGGAGAACAAGCTGGTGTCCATAGTAGCCATGGGGGAGGGTTGGCACAACTACCACCACTCGTTCCCGTGGGATTATCGGGCGGCGGAAATTGGGGCGCCCTTTAACGTCACGACCCTTTGGCTGAATTTCTTCGGGAAACTGGGGTGGGCCTACGATATGAAGACGACCAGTGCCGAGTTGGTGGACAAGATGGCGGACAGTAAAGGGGATGGAACTCGTATTactagataa